The genomic window AGTAACTGTTGTCGAACTTTTTTGGACTTGCGAAGTCCAAGAAAAACAGGTTCTGGTCACCTCCTGATCTGGGGCACCGGTTGCGCAATTGGGCAGCAAGCGATTGTTGAAGAGAGTAGTCAGGCTTCCCATTTCCTGACTGGTTGTACAGCCTCTGCCTGAAGCTGGTGCACCGAGCATTTCCAATTGTGTGGCTCCCTgaacaaaatttttcaaaactaaggACCATATTCATAGTTCGCGGAAACTCAGAGAAGGGGATAGTCGAGTAAACTTACCAGATAGCGCAACAAGATCAACAACATTAAGGCCTTGTAACTTGAACTTGGTAAGAATTGTTTGAAATGTGTTGTTTGGAGCAGGAATATTGTTATTCGAACCACTCAAGCTTGCACTTCTAGAGTCCCTTCTTCCCAATGGAACTTCCCAGCTAGGACCGCCAGTCTGTATACATAAACAAAAGGATCAGCTCTGGAATTTTGGCTAGAAAAGTTGGTTCAATTTCATTACAGGACAAACATGTAACACTTACAAGAACGGTAGAGTCTCTTGCAGACAAAGCCATGATATCAGCACAGGAAACTGTTTTAGGACACTCCTTCTCTAGTGCAGATTTAATCTCGTCAATTACTTCAAATCCTCGAGCGGAGTTTCTATTCGGATTTGACCCCTTCTCACTTATTATGCTTCCGGTGCTGTCTAGCAATATTGATGCGTCACAGCCCTGggattttaacaaaataatgtaaatcattttattcatgatAGTAGAAGAGCAAGTGATGAGAGTTATATATAGTAATCAGTTATAGACCTTGACAAAGCAGTCATGAAAATGGAGCCTAAGTAATGAGGCTGCCATACGAGCTTCTTTAGCAACTGCCTTGGCTACAATGGAGTTGACTATTTCTCGAG from Populus trichocarpa isolate Nisqually-1 chromosome 5, P.trichocarpa_v4.1, whole genome shotgun sequence includes these protein-coding regions:
- the LOC18099238 gene encoding peroxidase 72, producing MPQLISVVLVLGLAFLAFSPICFCGKTAGGYLYPQFYDRSCPKAREIVNSIVAKAVAKEARMAASLLRLHFHDCFVKGCDASILLDSTGSIISEKGSNPNRNSARGFEVIDEIKSALEKECPKTVSCADIMALSARDSTVLTGGPSWEVPLGRRDSRSASLSGSNNNIPAPNNTFQTILTKFKLQGLNVVDLVALSGSHTIGNARCTSFRQRLYNQSGNGKPDYSLQQSLAAQLRNRCPRSGGDQNLFFLDFASPKKFDNSYFKNILASKGLLNSDQVLLTKNEASMELVKKYAESNELFFEQFSKSMVKMGNISPLTGSRGEIRKSCRKINS